Proteins co-encoded in one Methanosarcinales archaeon Met12 genomic window:
- a CDS encoding 2-amino-3,7-dideoxy-D-threo-hept-6-ulosonate synthase, translating into MSKIGKRVRIERIIDRKSGKSLIIPLDHGVSIGPVKGLVDLAETVNKVAEGGANAVLMQKGMVAHGHRGYGRDIGLIIHMSASTSIGPDPDNKVQVCTVEEAIKMGADSVSVHINIGSETEAEQLQKLGSVAEKCDIWGMPLLAMMYPRGKNIKDAFDPVVVAHVARAGAELGADIIKTNYTGDVDSFKDVVKGCPVPVVIAGGPKVETNRDVLEMIKEAIDAGARGVAIGRNTFQHANPIKMTRAISQIVHENASVEAALKELI; encoded by the coding sequence ATGTCTAAGATTGGAAAGAGGGTACGAATAGAAAGAATAATCGATCGGAAGAGCGGGAAATCGCTGATAATCCCCCTTGACCACGGCGTCTCGATCGGTCCTGTGAAAGGACTTGTAGATCTCGCTGAGACGGTAAATAAGGTAGCAGAAGGCGGTGCAAATGCAGTTCTGATGCAAAAAGGAATGGTCGCCCATGGCCACCGAGGATACGGCAGGGATATCGGATTGATCATCCACATGAGCGCATCCACATCAATAGGTCCTGATCCAGATAACAAGGTCCAGGTCTGCACTGTGGAGGAAGCCATCAAAATGGGAGCGGACTCGGTAAGCGTCCACATCAATATTGGCTCGGAGACAGAAGCAGAACAATTGCAGAAATTGGGAAGTGTCGCCGAGAAGTGCGATATATGGGGGATGCCATTGCTTGCGATGATGTATCCCAGGGGCAAAAATATCAAGGATGCGTTTGACCCAGTGGTGGTCGCACACGTAGCACGCGCAGGTGCTGAGCTGGGAGCAGATATCATCAAAACCAATTACACGGGAGATGTAGATTCATTCAAAGACGTCGTAAAAGGCTGTCCGGTCCCGGTCGTGATAGCTGGCGGTCCGAAGGTCGAAACCAATAGAGACGTACTTGAGATGATAAAAGAAGCGATAGATGCCGGTGCCAGGGGCGTAGCCATCGGACGGAATACATTCCAGCATGCAAATCCGATAAAAATGACCAGGGCTATAAGCCAAATCGTCCATGAGAACGCATCAGTCGAGGCTGCCCTGAAGGAGCTGATATGA
- the aroD gene encoding type I 3-dehydroquinate dehydratase, with the protein MIEIGGVVLDSPRIVGVVDSIDAAIGAEKAGADLLEVRIDLLDRGIEVTGFLDDVREASSLPTIVTNRPEVEGGAFKGSENERISMLYTAMGHADAVDVELSTATTMNVVIQRAKEQKIPLIVSYHEFNRTPPDEEIMKILNDARNIGGVEKVIPKIAVMANSLGDVLRLLRLTIEASKPLCTIAMGELGKHSRVIAPLYGSALTYGHVDGAKAPGQLSVSELKAALDICQGSRNENDIWSNRKSC; encoded by the coding sequence ATGATCGAGATTGGGGGGGTCGTACTGGATTCCCCAAGAATAGTGGGAGTGGTCGACAGTATTGATGCGGCGATTGGCGCAGAAAAGGCAGGTGCAGACCTGCTCGAGGTTAGAATAGACCTTCTTGATAGAGGTATCGAGGTGACGGGATTTTTGGATGATGTCCGTGAAGCGTCGTCCCTGCCGACCATCGTGACAAATCGACCAGAGGTAGAGGGTGGCGCATTTAAGGGCTCCGAGAATGAACGGATATCGATGCTATACACAGCTATGGGCCACGCTGATGCTGTTGATGTCGAGTTATCAACAGCCACAACTATGAATGTCGTGATACAGAGGGCAAAAGAGCAAAAAATTCCACTGATTGTATCATATCATGAGTTCAATAGAACTCCTCCAGATGAGGAAATAATGAAAATATTGAATGATGCGCGTAATATTGGGGGTGTTGAAAAAGTGATACCCAAGATAGCCGTCATGGCCAATTCGCTCGGCGATGTGCTGAGACTGCTGAGGCTCACTATCGAGGCATCAAAGCCCCTGTGCACCATTGCCATGGGTGAGCTTGGAAAACATTCCAGAGTGATTGCGCCGTTATACGGCTCTGCGCTGACCTATGGTCACGTTGACGGGGCAAAGGCGCCTGGACAGCTGTCCGTGAGCGAGTTGAAGGCTGCACTGGACATATGCCAGGGGAGTAGAAATGAAAACGATATTTGGAGTAATCGGAAATCCTGTTGA
- a CDS encoding prephenate dehydrogenase has translation MCTKVLIVGGAGEMGQWFARFLMRQNYAVSITDIDPTAKEVAKKLGAGFVEDASETAVDFDIVLVSVPIDVTEEVIRSIAPQMRAGSLLMDITSIKKGPMEAMKKAPKGIELIGTHPMFGPMAPDLRRQTVILVPVQGRSEHWLPNIRELFEENGAHVEILTAEEHDQIMAIVQGLTHFAYIAIGVTLNTLNFEVRESRRFMSPVYEIMVDFMGRILAQNPHLYAMIQMNPEVKNVHNAFIAQCKDLAKDIEKGDVERFVRSMRSAAAHFGDTEAALKRSDKLINVNIAELDELAQSVGIERGLRHLYSGAVHVGIVEQVTPSHIILKMRGRRTKLKIENIQLLSTDELLQWKIDNLRHHRRDISVALPEKVQPDVIVRIISGIDGVVSAEEIDTYKIKKGCSSITFRIVILGDKKPKEVQGAVEELLKGIGGEIR, from the coding sequence ATGTGCACTAAAGTGTTAATCGTCGGCGGCGCCGGCGAGATGGGGCAGTGGTTTGCACGTTTTCTCATGAGGCAGAACTATGCAGTCAGCATAACAGACATCGACCCCACTGCTAAGGAAGTGGCTAAAAAACTGGGAGCTGGTTTTGTCGAAGACGCAAGCGAGACAGCAGTTGACTTTGACATCGTATTGGTCTCGGTGCCTATCGATGTCACGGAAGAAGTGATACGCAGCATCGCACCACAGATGCGTGCCGGCAGTCTGCTCATGGACATAACGTCCATTAAAAAGGGACCGATGGAGGCGATGAAAAAAGCGCCGAAAGGTATCGAGTTGATCGGAACTCATCCCATGTTCGGCCCCATGGCGCCAGACCTCAGAAGACAGACCGTAATTCTTGTGCCCGTGCAGGGGCGCAGCGAGCATTGGTTGCCGAACATAAGGGAGCTTTTTGAGGAAAATGGAGCGCATGTAGAAATCCTCACAGCAGAGGAACATGACCAAATAATGGCAATCGTTCAGGGATTGACCCACTTTGCATACATAGCGATCGGAGTCACGCTAAATACATTGAACTTCGAAGTGCGAGAATCGAGACGGTTTATGAGCCCAGTATACGAGATAATGGTCGATTTCATGGGCAGAATCTTGGCACAGAATCCACACCTCTACGCCATGATCCAGATGAACCCAGAGGTAAAGAATGTGCACAACGCATTTATTGCCCAGTGTAAAGACCTGGCAAAGGATATAGAAAAGGGAGACGTGGAGAGGTTTGTAAGATCGATGAGAAGTGCCGCCGCCCATTTTGGCGACACCGAAGCCGCTCTGAAGCGGTCGGACAAACTGATCAACGTAAATATCGCTGAACTCGATGAGCTGGCGCAATCCGTCGGAATTGAGCGGGGGCTCCGCCATCTATACTCAGGCGCCGTACACGTTGGAATCGTCGAACAAGTAACGCCCAGCCACATCATATTGAAGATGAGGGGACGTAGAACCAAACTTAAAATTGAGAATATACAGCTGCTCAGCACAGATGAACTCCTGCAATGGAAAATCGATAACCTCCGCCACCATAGACGAGACATATCAGTAGCACTGCCAGAAAAAGTCCAACCAGATGTCATCGTTAGAATCATCAGCGGCATAGATGGGGTGGTCTCGGCCGAGGAAATAGATACATATAAAATCAAAAAAGGATGCTCCAGCATCACGTTCAGAATTGTTATTTTGGGGGACAAAAAACCAAAAGAAGTGCAGGGCGCAGTTGAAGAGCTATTGAAAGGAATTGGCGGGGAGATACGATAA
- a CDS encoding 3-dehydroquinate synthase II: MKGKSLWIKADSGSWEDKLAKITMGLESGADFILVDEEDIESVRELGNIRLASFSHGESDADVIVIGKNSEGDGTNPLPKDFSNSRDLNRIKLLTEKGKKTAAYVVIKGKRYEEFAVALGKICEHLIVVGTDWKIIPLENLIAALREQDVNIIAGVKNATEAKVALETLEHGADGVLLDTDDPSEIKRAANIVEDVGVKPIRLTTAKVTRVKTVGMGDRVCVDTCSLLSSGEGMLVGSQSNGLFMVHAESEESPYVASRPFRVNAGAVHAYVHTGDKTKYLSELEAGDEVLIVNSRGATKKAIIGRVKIERRPLMLIEAEVEGAKITTILQNAETIKLVTKDGMPKAVTTLKKGDEVLAYYEGGGRHFGMKIDETIVEK, encoded by the coding sequence ATGAAAGGAAAAAGCCTGTGGATTAAAGCAGACAGTGGGTCGTGGGAGGACAAACTCGCGAAGATTACCATGGGATTAGAGTCCGGCGCCGACTTCATACTCGTGGATGAAGAGGACATAGAGAGTGTACGAGAGTTGGGTAACATTCGGTTGGCGTCATTCTCTCATGGTGAAAGTGATGCAGATGTTATCGTAATCGGAAAAAATAGTGAAGGCGATGGCACGAATCCGCTGCCCAAGGATTTCTCCAACTCCAGAGATTTAAATCGAATCAAACTGCTTACCGAAAAAGGGAAGAAAACTGCAGCATACGTTGTAATCAAAGGAAAAAGGTACGAAGAGTTTGCGGTTGCGCTGGGAAAAATATGTGAGCATTTGATAGTCGTGGGAACCGACTGGAAAATCATTCCGTTGGAGAACCTAATCGCAGCATTGCGAGAGCAGGATGTCAACATCATTGCTGGTGTGAAAAATGCAACAGAGGCAAAGGTAGCCCTGGAAACGCTTGAACACGGCGCAGACGGCGTTCTCTTGGACACAGACGATCCTTCGGAAATCAAACGGGCCGCAAACATCGTTGAAGACGTCGGGGTGAAACCCATTCGTCTGACCACGGCGAAGGTCACACGAGTAAAAACAGTAGGGATGGGAGACAGGGTCTGCGTGGATACCTGCTCGCTCTTGTCGAGTGGAGAAGGAATGCTGGTTGGTTCGCAGTCCAATGGGCTGTTCATGGTGCATGCCGAATCAGAGGAAAGCCCATACGTGGCATCACGACCGTTCAGGGTCAATGCAGGTGCGGTCCATGCCTATGTGCATACGGGAGACAAAACCAAATATCTCTCCGAACTCGAAGCAGGCGACGAAGTCTTAATCGTGAACTCCAGAGGCGCAACAAAAAAGGCGATAATAGGGCGGGTGAAAATAGAGCGCAGGCCATTAATGCTCATCGAAGCCGAGGTAGAGGGGGCTAAAATAACGACGATTCTTCAGAATGCGGAAACCATCAAACTCGTGACCAAAGATGGAATGCCAAAAGCGGTGACGACGCTGAAAAAAGGCGACGAGGTCCTCGCATATTACGAGGGTGGCGGCAGACACTTTGGCATGAAGATCGATGAGACGATCGTTGAGAAATAG
- a CDS encoding aminodeoxychorismate/anthranilate synthase component II, with product MRILFINNRDSFVYNLVDYVGVDEPETIIVPNTTSIKEAKKIDPDAIVISPGPGNPHHPADIGSCLETIREFKGTPILGVCLGCQAICVAFGGTIAHSTSGPVHGKTSNIRHDGKTIFRGLPNPLMGGRYHSLAAVDVPDELEITALSDDGVVMGMRHTKHLIEGVQFHPESILTPCGRKMVQNFLEMVRHADR from the coding sequence ATGAGGATACTATTTATCAATAACAGGGACTCGTTTGTATACAACTTGGTAGATTACGTGGGAGTGGACGAACCCGAGACCATTATCGTGCCCAACACGACGTCCATCAAGGAGGCTAAAAAAATCGATCCAGATGCCATTGTAATATCGCCAGGACCAGGAAACCCACACCACCCAGCTGATATCGGCTCATGCCTGGAGACAATCCGTGAGTTTAAAGGCACACCCATACTCGGCGTATGTCTCGGGTGCCAAGCGATATGTGTCGCATTTGGCGGCACTATCGCCCATTCGACATCCGGTCCAGTACATGGCAAAACATCGAATATCAGACATGACGGCAAGACGATATTTCGTGGACTGCCGAACCCATTAATGGGTGGGCGATACCATTCGTTAGCAGCAGTCGACGTGCCAGATGAACTCGAGATTACTGCCCTAAGCGATGATGGCGTGGTCATGGGAATGCGCCACACGAAACACCTCATCGAAGGTGTGCAGTTCCACCCGGAAAGCATATTGACACCATGTGGAAGAAAAATGGTCCAAAATTTTCTAGAGATGGTGCGCCATGCTGATCGATGA
- a CDS encoding indole-3-glycerol-phosphate synthase, which translates to MLIDDILSDAKKRVEHIKTKSFRVQNRDVIRRIGAKQEEKKVPLIAEIKPSSPSEGRIRMIDAKEAVRIAKYLQDDVIAISVLTEPKFFGGSIENLRAVRESVDVPVLRKDFIIDSRQLQEVESDMILLITRVLGDDLNYFVNRAMFYGFEPVVEVHTKDEIKMAMRTPARIIGINNRDLDTLKVDLSVTEELAPIIRDKGPQCMIISESGIENAADVEKVITAGADVVLVGTAIMQDISKVKELVNALRV; encoded by the coding sequence ATGCTGATCGATGATATTCTCTCAGATGCCAAAAAAAGAGTTGAGCATATAAAAACAAAATCATTCAGAGTCCAGAATAGGGACGTAATCAGGAGGATAGGGGCGAAACAGGAGGAGAAAAAAGTTCCTTTGATAGCGGAGATTAAACCGTCTTCGCCCTCGGAGGGCAGGATTCGAATGATAGATGCAAAAGAAGCGGTGCGAATTGCAAAATATCTGCAAGATGATGTTATTGCAATATCAGTATTAACCGAGCCGAAGTTCTTTGGTGGAAGCATCGAGAACCTAAGGGCGGTGCGGGAAAGTGTGGATGTGCCTGTGCTTCGCAAGGATTTCATCATAGATAGTCGACAGCTGCAAGAAGTCGAGTCCGATATGATATTGCTCATCACACGAGTTCTTGGAGATGACCTCAATTACTTCGTAAATAGGGCAATGTTCTACGGGTTTGAGCCCGTTGTAGAAGTTCATACCAAAGATGAAATTAAGATGGCGATGAGAACTCCTGCGAGGATAATTGGAATTAATAATAGAGACCTGGATACGCTAAAAGTAGACCTGTCGGTCACGGAAGAACTGGCGCCAATAATAAGGGATAAGGGTCCGCAATGCATGATAATCAGTGAAAGCGGCATCGAAAATGCAGCAGACGTTGAAAAGGTCATCACGGCAGGTGCGGATGTCGTCCTGGTCGGTACGGCAATAATGCAGGATATCAGCAAGGTTAAAGAATTAGTCAATGCGTTGAGAGTATAG
- the trpA gene encoding tryptophan synthase subunit alpha, with product MNIKDAFEALRRKKEGALIAYICAGDPNSQKTVEIVNALVNGGVDIIELGLPFSDPIADGATIQAAMDRALTAGMNPDRFFQLIRSIKVDVPLVVMTYYNIILKRGVERFISECQSTGISGIIVPDLPVEESDELYQGCRKYDIDLIFMVTPITTEKRIERILKRTSGFIYVVSRLGVTGARENIADQANEILKLVNKKSLSVPTAIGFGISKPEHVRSLIDAGADGVIVGSAFMDVIAKDGADMLEELEELAATLKGATK from the coding sequence ATGAACATCAAAGACGCATTTGAGGCGCTCCGCAGAAAAAAAGAGGGTGCGTTGATTGCATACATTTGTGCTGGCGACCCAAATTCCCAGAAGACCGTTGAGATAGTAAACGCATTGGTCAATGGAGGCGTAGATATCATCGAACTGGGCCTGCCGTTTTCAGACCCAATAGCGGATGGAGCGACAATTCAGGCGGCGATGGACAGGGCACTCACAGCCGGCATGAACCCCGATAGATTCTTTCAACTCATTCGGTCCATAAAAGTGGATGTCCCGTTAGTCGTAATGACCTATTATAATATAATCCTCAAGAGAGGAGTAGAGCGATTTATTTCTGAGTGTCAATCCACTGGCATTTCCGGCATAATCGTTCCAGATTTACCCGTTGAGGAGTCCGATGAGCTATATCAGGGTTGCAGGAAATATGACATCGATTTGATTTTCATGGTCACGCCTATCACGACGGAGAAAAGAATTGAACGCATCCTGAAGAGGACGTCGGGATTTATTTATGTGGTGTCGCGATTGGGCGTAACCGGTGCACGAGAGAATATCGCGGACCAGGCGAATGAAATATTGAAGCTCGTTAACAAAAAATCCCTCTCTGTTCCAACAGCCATTGGATTTGGAATCTCCAAACCAGAGCATGTGAGGAGTTTAATCGATGCTGGCGCAGATGGTGTAATCGTCGGCTCTGCTTTTATGGACGTCATCGCAAAGGACGGGGCAGATATGCTGGAAGAGTTGGAGGAGTTGGCAGCAACGCTCAAAGGCGCCACGAAATGA
- the trpB gene encoding tryptophan synthase subunit beta, translated as MDEIMKKKFNGYGGQFVPEALMPALEELERGYEQYRDDHKFTQELNRYLKDFGGRPTPLYHAKRLSEAVGTKIYLKREDLVHGGAHKLNNTIGQALLAKYMGKGRIIAETGAGQHGTATAMAGAVLGLETIIYMGAKDIERQKMNVYRMQLLGAEVIPVKSGSQTLKDAINEALRDWVTNVKDTYYLIGSIVGPHPYPTIVRDLQSVIGRETRKQILEKEEGLPDSIIACAGGGSNAMGIFYQFIDDDVDLFAIEAGGEDLKTTLGSASLCMGEDGVLHGARTKVLQDKYGQILESHSIAPGLDYSGVGPELAYLAEVGRVKVRNISDAGALDAFHMLSRLEGIIPALESAHAIAYAKKADDIGGLTIINLSGRGDKDVETVMRIR; from the coding sequence ATGGATGAAATTATGAAGAAGAAATTTAATGGATACGGGGGGCAATTCGTCCCGGAAGCGCTGATGCCCGCGCTGGAAGAGCTTGAGAGGGGCTATGAACAGTATAGAGATGACCATAAATTCACGCAAGAATTAAATCGATATTTAAAGGACTTTGGCGGGCGCCCCACGCCACTGTACCATGCAAAGCGGTTGAGCGAGGCAGTTGGCACGAAAATATACCTAAAGCGTGAGGACCTCGTACACGGAGGCGCCCATAAGCTGAACAACACGATCGGCCAGGCGTTGCTGGCGAAATACATGGGAAAGGGGCGCATCATCGCTGAAACTGGCGCGGGACAGCACGGGACTGCGACGGCGATGGCTGGTGCAGTACTGGGACTTGAAACCATAATCTACATGGGCGCGAAAGATATCGAACGTCAAAAAATGAACGTATACCGGATGCAGCTACTCGGCGCAGAGGTCATACCGGTAAAATCCGGCTCCCAGACGCTGAAAGATGCCATCAACGAGGCATTGAGAGACTGGGTGACCAACGTGAAAGATACCTATTATCTGATAGGCTCTATAGTGGGGCCACATCCATATCCGACCATCGTCAGAGACCTCCAGAGTGTCATCGGTCGTGAGACGCGTAAACAAATTCTCGAAAAAGAAGAGGGATTGCCTGATTCGATTATAGCATGCGCCGGGGGCGGGAGTAACGCGATGGGCATATTTTATCAATTCATCGATGACGATGTTGACCTGTTTGCCATAGAGGCTGGCGGAGAGGACCTTAAAACCACTCTCGGAAGCGCTTCACTGTGCATGGGCGAAGACGGCGTGCTTCATGGTGCACGCACGAAAGTGCTCCAGGATAAATATGGGCAGATACTGGAGTCGCACTCCATTGCCCCTGGACTTGATTATTCAGGAGTAGGTCCGGAACTGGCATATCTCGCAGAGGTCGGACGCGTCAAGGTCAGAAATATCAGTGATGCTGGTGCTCTTGATGCATTTCATATGCTCAGTCGACTGGAAGGGATAATTCCGGCACTGGAATCTGCCCATGCAATTGCCTATGCTAAAAAAGCAGATGATATAGGTGGCCTGACCATCATTAATTTGTCAGGAAGAGGGGACAAAGATGTTGAGACGGTGATGAGGATAAGATGA
- a CDS encoding PGF-CTERM sorting domain-containing protein codes for MRTKRILLITAILMLSVLCAFVMPVSATATTATGPNVTINETFGMWARLPSTLNFTIMFNTTNVTDRANTTWFINITLVSGSGVNITHAPPNVTVVAGHPLNASMTSWNTTFRINGTADAVFNVGVRHANNSTENATLTRFIFDGTPPAVTALPTMYPVNQTQAKSGDSITLRAMITDVGSGVFNATVNATLIGLGPAIALVNDTTGNWITSVVVGPGIATGTYLLNVTARDNATNMINTTQLGVMIDNTLPAVTISSSQGTSTFATSTVISGVVTEANPHNLTVGGVLITPAFGPYSREVSLSIGYNTFTVVATDVAGNVVTHSITVKRLLAGVAPVPPVVPVPTPTPTPTPVPTPTPTPTPVVTPTPTPVPTPTPTPVVEEPRIPGFGAIFAILGLLAVAYLLRRREE; via the coding sequence ATGCGGACTAAGAGGATATTACTAATAACAGCAATTCTAATGCTGTCAGTTTTGTGTGCATTCGTGATGCCGGTGAGTGCGACAGCGACAACAGCAACAGGTCCAAACGTCACCATCAATGAGACGTTTGGTATGTGGGCACGTCTGCCAAGTACTCTCAACTTCACGATTATGTTCAATACGACCAACGTAACTGATAGAGCAAACACTACTTGGTTTATAAACATCACGCTTGTTAGCGGCTCAGGTGTTAACATAACTCATGCACCCCCTAATGTCACTGTCGTAGCCGGACACCCTCTGAATGCATCAATGACCAGTTGGAATACCACTTTCAGGATAAACGGCACAGCTGATGCAGTATTTAATGTCGGGGTAAGACACGCAAATAACTCAACCGAGAATGCAACTCTTACTAGATTTATTTTTGATGGTACGCCTCCAGCGGTAACCGCTCTGCCAACAATGTATCCAGTTAATCAGACACAAGCTAAGTCAGGGGATAGTATCACTTTGCGTGCCATGATAACTGACGTTGGCTCCGGCGTCTTCAATGCCACGGTGAACGCTACTCTAATAGGTCTTGGCCCTGCTATTGCTTTAGTAAATGATACCACGGGCAACTGGATCACCTCTGTGGTGGTTGGACCTGGAATAGCTACTGGAACCTACCTTCTCAATGTGACTGCACGCGATAATGCGACTAACATGATCAATACTACACAATTAGGGGTCATGATTGATAACACCCTGCCAGCGGTAACCATCTCAAGTTCACAGGGCACATCCACGTTTGCAACTTCGACGGTGATATCTGGGGTTGTAACGGAAGCGAATCCTCATAACCTCACGGTTGGTGGAGTACTAATAACACCAGCATTCGGTCCTTACAGCAGGGAAGTATCACTCTCGATTGGATACAACACGTTCACGGTCGTGGCAACCGATGTAGCCGGGAATGTTGTGACGCACTCGATCACGGTAAAGAGATTGTTGGCTGGTGTTGCACCTGTGCCGCCAGTAGTGCCTGTACCTACTCCCACGCCGACACCTACACCAGTGCCAACGCCTACGCCAACTCCGACGCCAGTAGTAACGCCGACACCTACACCGGTACCAACACCTACGCCGACACCAGTAGTAGAAGAGCCGCGGATTCCAGGCTTTGGAGCGATATTCGCAATCCTCGGACTGCTTGCGGTAGCATACCTGCTCAGGCGAAGAGAAGAGTAA
- the aroE gene encoding shikimate dehydrogenase, producing the protein MKTIFGVIGNPVEHSLSPSMHNSAFRKLNMDCVYHAFRVAPQDVRGAVLGAKSLGFGGLNVTVPLKEKVLELVDADPIAKEIGAVNTIDFKSGVTGHNTDGIGAKQALEKHNIGVKDKRVLLLGAGGAARAIAFQLAHEGADIIIANRTASRAIKLAQDVRSVGNVIGTGLKDLSKLVDKAEILINSTSTGMHPDINKTLVTADQMRPELVVFDIVYNPVETQLLKEVKKAGALAIDGVDMLVHQGAESFRIWTGVEAPIDIMEDAVRCALKC; encoded by the coding sequence ATGAAAACGATATTTGGAGTAATCGGAAATCCTGTTGAGCACAGCTTATCTCCGAGCATGCACAACAGCGCCTTCCGTAAATTAAACATGGATTGCGTGTACCATGCCTTTCGCGTCGCCCCTCAAGATGTACGTGGGGCAGTGCTGGGCGCAAAATCGCTGGGATTCGGCGGCTTAAACGTCACCGTCCCCCTCAAAGAAAAAGTCCTGGAGCTCGTGGACGCGGACCCAATCGCAAAGGAGATTGGCGCAGTCAATACAATTGATTTCAAGAGCGGGGTCACCGGGCATAATACGGATGGCATTGGCGCGAAGCAGGCGCTGGAAAAGCACAATATCGGCGTGAAGGATAAACGAGTCTTGCTCTTGGGTGCTGGTGGTGCTGCACGAGCGATAGCATTTCAACTCGCACATGAAGGTGCGGATATCATCATCGCCAATAGAACTGCTTCCAGAGCTATCAAACTCGCGCAGGATGTGCGAAGTGTAGGCAATGTCATAGGCACAGGATTGAAAGATTTGTCGAAGTTAGTGGATAAAGCCGAAATCCTGATCAACTCGACTTCGACAGGAATGCATCCTGATATCAATAAGACGCTGGTAACCGCGGACCAGATGCGACCTGAGCTGGTCGTCTTTGACATCGTGTACAATCCTGTCGAGACGCAATTACTGAAAGAAGTCAAAAAGGCTGGCGCTTTGGCCATAGACGGAGTAGACATGCTCGTTCATCAGGGTGCGGAGTCGTTCAGGATATGGACTGGCGTAGAAGCGCCTATCGATATAATGGAGGATGCTGTGAGATGTGCACTAAAGTGTTAA